One genomic region from Quercus robur chromosome 4, dhQueRobu3.1, whole genome shotgun sequence encodes:
- the LOC126723138 gene encoding uncharacterized protein LOC126723138 isoform X1, giving the protein MDEKRGGSNVKPTSTSLGMGRQSSSTEPAVPAEELQEKSQQTELTENLKDFHMLLENISKSLNEMEKVFKSASSSSNATTESLADIKSFFNMSVDVVLLDESRLSKLRKAAEGLVGETSILGKDKCDRLKKFINEIDREVNRLSTAVEKEKKRAELEKARASLVDTLNTRKTEFQPCRDKMQEMVSKQEELEKNLRDYEMLMIQKMPHFKKVYSQQKSSIQTDISGFREKEQLLQQLSQEIDNLRKEPSIDWTGLIAAFYN; this is encoded by the exons ATGGACG AGAAGCGCGGTGGTTCTAATGTTAAGCCAACTTCCACGTCTTTAGGCATGGGAAGGCAATCATCATCGACTGAACCAGCAGTTCCAGCTGAAGAACTGCAAGAGAAATCACAACAAACTGAATTGACGGAGAACTTGAAGGATTTTCATATGCTTTTAGAGAATATCTCTAAATCTCTTAATGAAATGGAAAAAGTATTCAAGTCTGCCTCTTCCTCTTCTAATGCCACAACAGAGTCCCTTGCAGATATTAAATCTTTCTTCAATATGTCGGTTGATGTTGTTCTTTTGGATGAGTCTCGCTTGTCCAAGTTAAGAAAAGCTGCTGAAGGCTTGGTTGGCGAAACCAGTATCCTTGGAAAGGACAAGTGTGACCGTTTAAAGAAATTCATTAATGAGATCGATAGGGAAGTTAATCGTTTAAGCACTGcagttgaaaaagaaaaaaagagagctgAACTTGAAAAAGCTCGAGCTTCACTTGTTGACACTCTAAACACTCGCAAGACTGAATTTCAACCCTGTCGAGATAAGATGCAAGAGATGGTTTCCAAACAGGAAGAACTGGAGAAAAATCTACGAGATTATGAAATGCTAATGATTCAGAAGATGCCCCATTTCAAAAAAGTgtattctcaacaaaaaagtAGCATTCAGACAGATATCAGTGGTTTCCGAGAGAAAGAACAGCTTTTACAACAACTAAGCCAAGAAATTGATAATCTTCGTAAAGAACCTTCAATTGATTGGACTGGTCTGATTGCTGCATTTTATAATTAA
- the LOC126723138 gene encoding uncharacterized protein LOC126723138 isoform X2 → MDEKRGGSNVKPTSTSLGMGRQSSSTEPAVPAEELQEKSQQTELTENLKDFHMLLENISKSLNEMEKVFKSASSSSNATTESLADIKSFFNMSVDVVLLDESRLSKLRKAAEGLVGETSILGKDKCDRLKKFINEIDREVNRLSTAVEKEKKRAELEKARASLVDTLNTRKTEFQPCRDKMQEMVSKQEELEKNLRDYEMLMIQKMPHFKKVYSQQKSSIQTDISGFREKEQLLQQLSQEIDNLRKEPSIDWTGLIAAFYN, encoded by the coding sequence AGAAGCGCGGTGGTTCTAATGTTAAGCCAACTTCCACGTCTTTAGGCATGGGAAGGCAATCATCATCGACTGAACCAGCAGTTCCAGCTGAAGAACTGCAAGAGAAATCACAACAAACTGAATTGACGGAGAACTTGAAGGATTTTCATATGCTTTTAGAGAATATCTCTAAATCTCTTAATGAAATGGAAAAAGTATTCAAGTCTGCCTCTTCCTCTTCTAATGCCACAACAGAGTCCCTTGCAGATATTAAATCTTTCTTCAATATGTCGGTTGATGTTGTTCTTTTGGATGAGTCTCGCTTGTCCAAGTTAAGAAAAGCTGCTGAAGGCTTGGTTGGCGAAACCAGTATCCTTGGAAAGGACAAGTGTGACCGTTTAAAGAAATTCATTAATGAGATCGATAGGGAAGTTAATCGTTTAAGCACTGcagttgaaaaagaaaaaaagagagctgAACTTGAAAAAGCTCGAGCTTCACTTGTTGACACTCTAAACACTCGCAAGACTGAATTTCAACCCTGTCGAGATAAGATGCAAGAGATGGTTTCCAAACAGGAAGAACTGGAGAAAAATCTACGAGATTATGAAATGCTAATGATTCAGAAGATGCCCCATTTCAAAAAAGTgtattctcaacaaaaaagtAGCATTCAGACAGATATCAGTGGTTTCCGAGAGAAAGAACAGCTTTTACAACAACTAAGCCAAGAAATTGATAATCTTCGTAAAGAACCTTCAATTGATTGGACTGGTCTGATTGCTGCATTTTATAATTAA